From a region of the Thermoanaerobaculia bacterium genome:
- the thiO gene encoding glycine oxidase ThiO, giving the protein MGSSDVIVCGAGVIGCAVARELALRGASVTVVERGSPGQEASGAAAGMLTAGAYAVPGEPLAELCRESAALYPALVDALRAETGVDPHYSRCGSLRLAASAEDAAAMEDLARRQERAGWAVERVDGVRAADLAGAELRLPEGPMLSFPEEAVIDARELIRGLRVSAERRGARFVTGTPVTALRIESAVCTGVRTPGEDLAAGAVVDAAGSWAGLAGAAGFSVPIAPARGQIVELDSGSSRPARVLHRDHFYLAPREHGRLLAGSTIEFVGYEKVVTAAAVANLLRRAIELVPALAGSRFVGAWAGLRPAAPDGLPVLGATPLPGYFLAAGGFRNGVLMAPAVARRLSQAVLDENQTAVPGPFSMARFVRENEPVSAPNSALQREMRLGKIAER; this is encoded by the coding sequence GTGGGGAGCTCGGACGTCATCGTCTGCGGCGCCGGGGTGATCGGATGCGCCGTCGCGCGAGAGCTCGCCCTCCGCGGCGCGTCGGTGACCGTCGTCGAGCGCGGGTCGCCGGGGCAGGAGGCCTCGGGAGCCGCCGCCGGAATGCTGACGGCCGGCGCCTACGCCGTTCCCGGTGAGCCTCTCGCCGAGCTGTGCCGCGAATCCGCGGCTCTCTATCCCGCGCTCGTCGATGCGCTCCGCGCGGAGACCGGCGTCGATCCGCACTATTCGCGCTGCGGCTCGCTGCGGCTCGCCGCGAGCGCCGAAGACGCCGCCGCGATGGAAGACCTCGCCCGCCGCCAGGAGCGCGCCGGGTGGGCGGTCGAGCGCGTCGACGGGGTGCGGGCCGCCGATCTCGCCGGCGCGGAGCTCCGGCTCCCGGAAGGTCCGATGCTGTCGTTCCCCGAGGAAGCCGTCATCGATGCCCGGGAGCTGATTCGCGGACTGCGCGTCTCGGCGGAGCGCCGCGGTGCGCGCTTCGTCACGGGAACGCCCGTGACCGCCCTGCGGATCGAATCGGCCGTCTGTACCGGCGTGCGCACGCCCGGCGAAGATCTGGCCGCGGGCGCGGTCGTCGACGCGGCCGGCTCCTGGGCGGGGCTCGCCGGGGCCGCGGGATTCTCCGTGCCGATCGCCCCGGCGCGCGGGCAGATCGTCGAGCTCGATTCGGGTTCCTCGCGGCCCGCCCGGGTGCTGCATCGCGATCATTTCTACCTCGCTCCGCGCGAGCACGGCCGGCTCCTCGCCGGATCGACCATCGAGTTCGTCGGCTACGAGAAGGTCGTGACCGCGGCCGCCGTCGCGAACCTCCTCCGGCGCGCGATCGAGCTCGTCCCGGCGCTCGCGGGATCGCGGTTCGTCGGGGCATGGGCCGGACTGCGGCCGGCCGCCCCCGACGGCCTCCCGGTCCTGGGTGCCACGCCCCTCCCCGGGTACTTCCTCGCCGCGGGAGGCTTCCGGAACGGCGTCCTGATGGCGCCCGCCGTCGCGCGACGGCTGTCCCAGGCGGTTCTCGACGAAAATCAGACCGCGGTACCGGGGCCGTTCTCGATGGCGCGATTCGTGCGAGAAAACGAGCCGGTGAGCGCCCCGAATTCCGCTTTACAGCGGGAAATGCGTCTTGGTAAGATCGCCGAACGCTAG
- a CDS encoding radical SAM protein: protein MKKQLYSAVRAAAEGAWRAASAVDRRFPEGVFQPRWAPSPLIKSRERSRPVLGFPRETDSLCPGCVKEVRESILSGNADWSVLVNSRAGEIKARIVEKDGRIVMEKDCPDHGHFEDVMSTDPAFFARLESLYPGRDFTIPKDGLHDHGSSSIKYGRGAVLTIDLTNRCNMMCNPCFMDANQVGFVHELEWEDVKELLDNAIAIKPKRQLSVQFSGGEPTLSPHFLPAIRYARELGYFSVQCATNGIRFAQDESFAKEAAEAGLRFAYLQFDGVDNDHNQHRQVGNLFDVKLRAVEHLKKYAIDVTLVTTIVNSVNNDQVGAILNFAIQNIDKINALSFQPVSFTGRDEDIDAETLKRQRYTLSNLAHDVKEQAGIGDVMRDWFPLSASGPFSDLKDQLSGLEAEWGSMKCGCHPNCGIGTMLLVHEKTKEAVPVPALIDVDRLLKDFQRITDSARSKPVAAAQVALSILRNLRPENLPKNLGAWDLVKIMDGHTGGKMGIARKKRYSWRVLFVGGMWFQDLFNYDFRRTEMCIIPYATQMGEISFCAYNTGVGWRKIVEEIFRSATLAEWYKKNGRHTVYARGKNVPLPSLPADAPAPLVPMTPPPQQAPASIAAKAMLPVFSALIK, encoded by the coding sequence ATGAAGAAACAGCTCTATTCCGCGGTCCGCGCCGCCGCCGAAGGGGCGTGGCGCGCCGCATCCGCAGTCGATCGGAGATTCCCGGAGGGAGTGTTCCAGCCGAGATGGGCTCCTTCCCCTCTGATCAAGTCTCGCGAGCGGAGCCGGCCGGTTCTGGGGTTCCCCCGCGAGACCGATTCGCTCTGTCCGGGGTGCGTCAAGGAAGTCCGGGAATCGATCCTCTCCGGTAACGCCGACTGGTCGGTCCTCGTCAACAGCCGCGCGGGGGAGATCAAGGCCCGCATCGTCGAAAAGGACGGCCGGATCGTCATGGAGAAGGACTGCCCGGACCACGGCCATTTCGAGGACGTGATGTCGACCGATCCCGCGTTCTTCGCGCGCCTCGAATCGCTCTACCCCGGCCGCGATTTCACGATCCCGAAGGACGGCCTGCACGACCACGGCTCTTCCTCGATCAAGTACGGCCGCGGGGCAGTGCTGACGATCGACCTGACGAACCGCTGCAACATGATGTGCAACCCCTGCTTCATGGACGCCAATCAGGTCGGATTCGTCCACGAGCTCGAGTGGGAGGACGTCAAGGAGCTCCTCGACAACGCGATCGCGATCAAGCCGAAGCGCCAGCTCTCCGTCCAGTTCTCGGGAGGGGAGCCGACCCTCTCGCCGCACTTCCTTCCCGCCATCCGGTATGCCCGGGAGCTCGGCTATTTCTCGGTCCAGTGCGCGACCAACGGAATCCGGTTCGCGCAGGACGAGAGCTTCGCGAAGGAGGCCGCGGAAGCGGGTCTGCGTTTCGCGTACCTCCAGTTCGACGGGGTCGACAACGACCACAACCAGCATCGGCAGGTCGGGAACCTGTTCGACGTGAAGCTCCGCGCGGTCGAGCACCTGAAGAAGTACGCGATCGACGTCACGCTCGTGACGACGATCGTCAACAGCGTCAACAACGACCAGGTCGGCGCGATCCTCAACTTCGCGATCCAGAACATCGACAAGATCAACGCCCTCTCCTTCCAGCCGGTGTCGTTCACCGGCCGCGACGAGGACATCGACGCCGAGACGCTGAAGCGGCAGCGGTACACGCTGTCGAACCTCGCGCACGACGTGAAGGAGCAGGCGGGAATCGGCGACGTCATGCGCGACTGGTTCCCGCTCTCGGCCTCCGGGCCGTTTTCGGACCTGAAGGACCAGCTCTCCGGCCTCGAGGCGGAGTGGGGCTCGATGAAGTGCGGCTGCCACCCGAACTGCGGGATCGGCACGATGCTCCTCGTCCACGAGAAGACGAAAGAGGCCGTTCCGGTCCCGGCGCTGATCGACGTGGACCGGCTGCTGAAGGATTTCCAGCGGATCACCGACAGCGCGCGGTCGAAGCCGGTCGCGGCGGCGCAGGTCGCGCTCTCGATCCTCCGCAACCTCCGTCCCGAGAACCTCCCGAAGAACCTCGGCGCCTGGGACCTCGTCAAGATCATGGACGGCCACACGGGCGGGAAGATGGGGATCGCCCGGAAGAAGCGCTACAGCTGGCGCGTGCTCTTCGTCGGCGGGATGTGGTTCCAGGATCTCTTCAACTACGACTTCCGCCGGACGGAGATGTGCATCATCCCGTACGCGACGCAGATGGGGGAGATCTCCTTCTGCGCCTACAACACGGGAGTGGGCTGGAGGAAGATCGTCGAGGAGATCTTCCGGTCGGCGACCCTCGCCGAGTGGTACAAGAAGAACGGGCGGCACACCGTGTACGCCCGCGGAAAGAACGTTCCGCTCCCGTCTCTTCCGGCCGATGCGCCGGCGCCGCTCGTGCCGATGACGCCGCCCCCGCAGCAGGCGCCGGCGTCGATCGCGGCCAAGGCCATGCTGCCCGTCTTCTCCGCGCTGATCAAGTAG
- a CDS encoding 6-carboxytetrahydropterin synthase, whose protein sequence is MAFRVTVEARFEAAHFLIHYRGQPEPLHGHSYRVEVALEAAGLDRDDLAVDFLAAKDLVRKIAGELDYRNVNDHPAFAGRNTSAENIARHFAERIAASGVLAPARVAEVVVWEGPENRAAFRP, encoded by the coding sequence ATGGCTTTCCGAGTCACCGTCGAAGCCCGCTTCGAAGCCGCCCACTTCCTGATCCACTACCGCGGCCAGCCCGAGCCGCTCCACGGGCACTCCTACCGGGTGGAGGTGGCCCTCGAGGCCGCCGGGCTCGACCGCGACGACCTCGCCGTCGATTTCCTCGCCGCGAAGGATCTCGTCCGGAAGATCGCCGGCGAACTCGACTACCGCAACGTGAACGACCACCCGGCCTTCGCCGGCCGGAACACGTCGGCGGAGAACATCGCCCGCCACTTCGCGGAGCGGATCGCCGCCTCGGGCGTGCTCGCGCCCGCGCGCGTGGCCGAGGTCGTCGTGTGGGAGGGACCGGAGAACCGGGCGGCGTTCAGGCCGTAG